A section of the Budorcas taxicolor isolate Tak-1 chromosome 17, Takin1.1, whole genome shotgun sequence genome encodes:
- the SNAP29 gene encoding synaptosomal-associated protein 29, which translates to MSAYARSCNPFDEDAEGEDARPAPWSNSRDLADGPGAPADRQQALRQEVLRRAEATAASTGRSLSLLYESERVGVASAEELVRQRGALERTEKMVDKMEQDLKTSQKHISSIKSVFGGLVNYFRSKPAETPPAQNGTLTPQPSGRLKEAISSSKEQEAGYQASHPNLRKLRDSDSVPGGASSAVSSEAYPQNPHLRACHQRIDSNLDELSVGLGRLKDIALGIQTEIDEQDDILDRLTTKVDKLDASITSTERKVRQL; encoded by the exons ATGTCAGCCTACGCCCGGAGCTGCAACCCTTTCGACGAGGACGCGGAGGGCGAGGACGCCCGGCCGGCGCCGTGGTCGAACAGCCGCGACCTCGCGGACGGGCCCGGCGCGCCCGCCGACCGGCAGCAGGCCCTGCGGCAGGAGGTGCTGCGCCGCGCGGAGGCCACGGCAGCCAGCACCGGCAGGTCGCTGTCGCTCCTGTACGAGTCCGAGAGGGTCGGGGTCGCCTCCGCCGAG GAGCTCGTGCGCCAGCGAGGGGCCTTGGAGCGCACGGAGAAGATGGTGGACAAGATGGAGCAGGACCTGAAGACCAGCCAGAAGCACATCAGCTCCATCAAGAGTGTGTTCGGGGGGCTCGTCAATTACTTCAGGTCCAAACCCGCTGAGACCCCGCCTGCGCAGAACGGCACGCTCACCCCCCAGCCCAGTGGCAG GTTGAAGGAGGCCATCAGCTCCAGTAAAGAGCAGGAGGCAGGGTACCAGGCCAGCCACCCGAACCTCCGGAAGCTCCGGGACTCAG ACTCCGTCCCTGGAGGGGCCAGTTCAGCTGTGAGCTCCGAGGCCTACCCGCAGAACCCGCACCTTCGCGCCTGTCACCAGAGGATCGACAGCAACCTCG ATGAGCTGTCCGTGGGCCTGGGCCGGCTGAAGGACATCGCGCTGGGGATACAGACAGAGATTGACGAGCAGGACGACATCCTCGACCGCCTCACAACCAAGGTGGACAAGCTAGACGCCAGCATCACCAGCACCGAGAGGAAGGTGCGGCAGCTCTGA